Proteins from one Streptomyces sp. NBC_00390 genomic window:
- a CDS encoding S8 family peptidase: protein MSETRHARRRLATTSAIAVAALAFGTASALPATAVEPAPVGTIQNAGAPGAVAGSYIVTLKDSEADASSASGKKLASKYGAQIKKTYNAALNGYSVRLSEEQAKRFAADPAVTSVVQNRVFKISGSQPNPPSWGLDRIDQKALPLNQNYTYPDTAGEGVTAYIIDTGVRITHSDFGGRASYGYDAIDNDNTAQDGHGHGTHVAGTVGGSSYGVAKKAKIVGVRVLDNSGSGTTEQVVAGIDWVTQNAVKPAVANMSLGGGIDTALDTAVRNSIASGVTYAVAAGNDSSNASNYSPARVAEAITVGSTTSTDARSSFSNYGSVLDIFAPGSSITSSWNTSDSATNTISGTSMATPHVAGAAALYLADNRNATPAQVSTALTSAATTGVVGSPGTGSPNRLLYVGGGSTQPPGKKFENTGDYAIRDNATTESPVTVSGVSGNAPAALQVPVVIQHTYIGDLQVQLIAPDGTAYTLKSYGTGGSTDNINTTYTVNASSEVAGGTWKLRVSDNAAYDTGKIDSWALQF from the coding sequence ATGTCAGAGACGCGTCATGCGCGGCGAAGACTCGCCACGACCAGCGCCATAGCTGTCGCCGCCCTCGCCTTCGGTACGGCATCCGCCCTGCCGGCCACCGCGGTCGAGCCGGCCCCCGTAGGCACCATCCAGAACGCCGGCGCACCCGGTGCCGTCGCGGGCAGCTACATCGTCACGCTCAAGGACTCGGAAGCCGACGCGAGTTCCGCGTCGGGCAAGAAGCTTGCGAGCAAGTACGGCGCGCAGATCAAGAAGACGTACAACGCCGCGCTCAACGGCTACTCCGTACGGCTCTCCGAGGAGCAGGCGAAGCGGTTCGCCGCGGACCCCGCCGTCACGTCGGTCGTCCAGAACCGGGTCTTCAAGATCTCCGGCAGCCAGCCGAATCCGCCGTCCTGGGGCCTGGACCGGATCGACCAGAAGGCTCTGCCGCTGAACCAGAACTACACCTACCCCGACACCGCGGGCGAGGGTGTGACGGCGTACATCATCGACACCGGTGTACGTATCACCCACAGTGACTTCGGTGGCCGCGCCTCCTACGGCTACGACGCGATCGACAACGACAACACGGCGCAGGACGGCCACGGTCACGGCACTCACGTCGCCGGAACCGTCGGCGGTTCGTCCTACGGCGTCGCCAAGAAGGCCAAGATCGTCGGTGTTCGTGTGCTCGACAACTCGGGCTCCGGTACGACCGAGCAGGTCGTCGCCGGTATCGACTGGGTCACGCAGAACGCCGTCAAGCCGGCCGTTGCCAACATGAGCCTGGGCGGCGGCATCGACACCGCACTCGACACGGCGGTGCGCAACTCGATCGCATCCGGCGTCACCTACGCGGTCGCCGCGGGCAACGACAGCTCCAACGCCTCCAACTACTCGCCCGCGCGGGTTGCCGAGGCCATCACCGTCGGCTCCACCACGAGCACCGACGCCCGCTCGAGCTTCTCCAACTACGGCAGTGTGCTCGACATCTTCGCGCCGGGCTCGTCGATCACGTCGAGCTGGAACACGAGCGACTCGGCCACGAACACGATCTCCGGCACCTCGATGGCCACCCCGCATGTCGCGGGTGCGGCCGCGCTGTACCTCGCGGACAACAGGAACGCGACCCCGGCCCAGGTCTCCACGGCCCTGACCTCGGCGGCCACGACCGGCGTCGTCGGCAGCCCGGGCACCGGATCGCCGAACCGCCTCCTGTACGTCGGCGGCGGCAGCACCCAGCCGCCCGGCAAGAAGTTCGAGAACACCGGCGACTACGCGATCCGCGACAACGCCACCACGGAGTCGCCCGTCACGGTGAGCGGTGTCTCGGGCAACGCCCCGGCGGCCCTCCAGGTGCCGGTGGTCATCCAGCACACCTACATCGGTGACCTCCAGGTCCAGCTGATCGCCCCGGACGGCACCGCGTACACGCTGAAGTCCTACGGGACCGGTGGCAGCACCGACAACATCAACACCACCTACACGGTCAACGCGTCGTCGGAGGTCGCAGGCGGCACCTGGAAGCTGCGGGTGAGCGACAACGCCGCGTACGACACCGGCAAGATCGACTCCTGGGCACTGCAGTTCTGA
- a CDS encoding cupin domain-containing protein: protein MSYPEPKYLSDEGEVSAVFRPADTAPELVTRGGTRTHYLATTASSGGEFGLYRVDMPPKAGGPKSHFHKAISESFFILEGTVRLYDGDAWTDGKAGDFLYVPQGGLHAFRNDSDEPASMLLLFTPGAPREEYFEKVAEVAAQWPPERQAEFFLEHDTYWV, encoded by the coding sequence GTGTCGTACCCGGAGCCGAAGTACCTGTCGGACGAGGGTGAGGTCAGTGCCGTCTTCCGCCCGGCGGACACCGCGCCCGAGCTCGTGACCCGGGGCGGCACCCGCACCCACTATCTGGCCACGACCGCCTCTTCAGGGGGCGAGTTCGGCCTGTACCGCGTGGACATGCCACCCAAGGCCGGTGGCCCCAAGTCCCACTTCCACAAGGCGATTTCGGAGTCGTTCTTCATCCTCGAGGGCACCGTCCGCCTCTACGACGGCGACGCCTGGACGGACGGGAAGGCCGGCGACTTCCTCTACGTACCGCAGGGCGGACTGCACGCCTTCCGCAACGACTCAGACGAACCGGCGTCCATGCTGCTGCTGTTCACACCGGGCGCGCCGCGCGAGGAGTACTTCGAGAAGGTCGCCGAGGTGGCTGCCCAGTGGCCGCCCGAGCGGCAGGCCGAGTTCTTCCTCGAGCACGACACCTACTGGGTGTAG
- a CDS encoding DUF4142 domain-containing protein — protein MRSNRRAAQSHTSIQVTAVIVAVCAAVATLLIVLPGDEDEASAGPAAVGAPRHGSGHSAGAGAYTGTDETGTQTAPSGPQPVTEVDKTFLVKVRQAGLWEIPAGRLAQTHASSETVKRAGLHLLDGHSKLDQLVREDARILGVALPNEATDEQQGFVRQLENAQGEEFDRLFANLLRASHGKIFATIGEVRAATQHDLIRRHARQANQTVLDHLEVLEDTGLVDGATFQEVEAAVTPK, from the coding sequence ATGCGTTCGAACCGACGCGCGGCCCAGTCCCATACGTCGATACAGGTCACTGCGGTGATCGTTGCGGTGTGTGCCGCTGTCGCCACCTTGCTGATCGTGCTGCCAGGCGATGAGGACGAAGCATCGGCCGGTCCGGCGGCCGTGGGGGCTCCGCGGCACGGCAGCGGTCACTCCGCCGGAGCCGGCGCATACACCGGCACCGACGAAACGGGTACGCAGACTGCACCCTCAGGTCCACAGCCGGTGACGGAGGTGGACAAGACCTTCCTCGTGAAGGTGCGGCAGGCCGGCCTGTGGGAGATACCGGCCGGCCGACTGGCGCAGACCCACGCCTCCAGCGAGACCGTCAAGCGTGCGGGGCTGCACCTGCTCGACGGGCACAGCAAGCTCGACCAGCTGGTCCGCGAGGACGCCAGGATTCTCGGCGTCGCCCTTCCGAATGAGGCCACTGACGAACAACAAGGATTCGTACGGCAGTTGGAGAACGCCCAGGGGGAGGAGTTCGACCGTCTCTTCGCCAACCTCCTGCGCGCCTCGCACGGCAAGATCTTCGCCACGATCGGTGAAGTCAGGGCGGCTACACAGCACGACCTCATCCGCCGCCACGCACGTCAGGCGAACCAGACCGTTCTGGATCACCTCGAAGTCCTCGAGGACACAGGGCTTGTCGACGGCGCGACCTTCCAGGAAGTCGAGGCCGCTGTGACCCCCAAGTAG
- the ychF gene encoding redox-regulated ATPase YchF: protein MSLTIGIVGLPNVGKSTLFNALTKNDVLAANYPFATIEPNVGVVGVPDARLTKLAGIFASQRILPATVDFVDIAGIVRGASEGEGLGNKFLANIRESDAICQVIRAFKDENVVHVDGKVSPKDDIETINTELILADLQTIEKVLPRLAKEARIKKDVAPKVAAVEAAQAILEEGNTLFSQGIVQGSEKAELLHDLHLLTTKPFLYVFNVDEDELVDDGFKDEQRALVAPAEAIFLNAKLEQDLAELDEEDAMELLQSVGAEEPGLATLARVGFDTLGLQTYLTAGPKESRAWTIKKGATAPEAAGVIHTDFQKGFIKAEVISFADLVETGSVAEARAKGKARMEGKEYVMQDGDVVEFRFNV from the coding sequence GTGTCGCTCACGATCGGAATCGTCGGCCTGCCGAATGTCGGCAAGTCGACCCTGTTCAACGCCCTGACCAAGAACGACGTGCTGGCGGCCAACTACCCGTTCGCCACCATCGAGCCGAATGTGGGCGTCGTCGGCGTTCCGGACGCCCGGCTGACCAAGCTGGCCGGAATCTTCGCCTCGCAGCGGATCCTTCCCGCGACGGTCGACTTCGTGGACATCGCCGGCATCGTGCGCGGTGCGAGCGAGGGCGAGGGCCTGGGCAACAAGTTCCTGGCGAACATCCGTGAATCGGACGCGATCTGCCAGGTCATCCGTGCCTTCAAGGACGAGAACGTCGTCCACGTCGACGGCAAGGTCTCGCCGAAGGACGACATCGAGACGATCAACACCGAGCTGATCCTGGCGGACCTGCAGACCATCGAGAAGGTCCTGCCGCGTCTGGCCAAGGAAGCCCGCATCAAGAAGGACGTGGCCCCCAAGGTCGCGGCCGTCGAGGCCGCCCAGGCGATCCTGGAGGAGGGCAACACGCTCTTCTCGCAGGGCATCGTCCAGGGCTCGGAGAAGGCGGAGCTCCTGCACGACCTGCACCTGCTGACCACCAAGCCGTTCCTGTACGTCTTCAACGTCGACGAGGACGAGCTGGTCGACGACGGCTTCAAGGACGAGCAGCGCGCGCTGGTCGCCCCGGCCGAGGCGATCTTCCTCAACGCCAAGCTGGAGCAGGACCTCGCCGAGCTCGACGAGGAGGACGCCATGGAGCTCCTCCAGTCGGTGGGCGCGGAGGAGCCGGGCCTGGCGACGCTGGCCCGCGTGGGCTTCGACACCCTCGGCCTGCAGACCTACCTCACGGCAGGCCCGAAGGAGTCCCGCGCCTGGACGATCAAGAAGGGCGCCACCGCCCCCGAGGCGGCCGGTGTGATCCACACCGACTTCCAGAAGGGCTTCATCAAGGCGGAGGTCATCTCCTTCGCCGACCTGGTGGAGACGGGCTCGGTCGCGGAGGCCCGTGCGAAGGGCAAGGCGCGTATGGAGGGCAAGGAGTACGTGATGCAGGACGGCGACGTGGTGGAGTTCCGCTTCAACGTGTGA
- a CDS encoding DUF6542 domain-containing protein has product MEQHRTSSPQPRQRPQAPLSPQGTLAEGPAVIPVPVRPPRQVPPIVPLLRRLPNPRLTGLGAGLFGAAVMLALGSLNQLILGGSAVVYGLLFLPVSALTALWVREADLVTAPITVPISFAVGIVPISGGSGGFGGQAMAVVTALAVHAGWLYGGTLIAGVITCVRKVRVMMGRRRRRGRPDGAGGPARRR; this is encoded by the coding sequence GTGGAGCAGCACAGGACAAGTAGCCCCCAGCCACGGCAGCGGCCGCAGGCCCCGTTGTCACCGCAGGGCACGCTCGCCGAGGGTCCCGCCGTCATTCCCGTGCCGGTCCGGCCGCCCCGGCAGGTGCCGCCGATCGTGCCGTTGCTGCGGCGGCTTCCCAACCCGCGGCTGACCGGCCTGGGGGCCGGGCTGTTCGGAGCCGCCGTGATGCTGGCGCTCGGCAGCCTGAACCAGCTGATCCTGGGCGGCTCGGCCGTGGTCTACGGGCTGCTGTTCCTGCCGGTGAGCGCGCTGACCGCACTGTGGGTGCGGGAGGCCGACCTGGTCACGGCCCCGATCACCGTACCGATCTCCTTCGCCGTCGGGATCGTGCCCATCTCCGGCGGCAGCGGCGGCTTCGGCGGGCAGGCGATGGCCGTGGTCACCGCGCTGGCGGTGCACGCGGGCTGGCTGTACGGCGGCACGCTGATCGCCGGGGTCATCACGTGCGTACGGAAGGTCCGGGTGATGATGGGGCGCCGCCGCCGTCGCGGCCGCCCCGACGGGGCCGGCGGCCCCGCCCGCCGCCGCTGA
- the ppgK gene encoding polyphosphate--glucose phosphotransferase produces MNVFGVDIGGSGIKGAPVDLERGDLAQERHKVLTPHPATPDAVADGVAEVIGHFGWTGPVGITFPGVVTGGVTRTAANVDKGWIDKDAAKLLGDRIGGLPVTILNDADAAGVAEVTFGAGRGRKGTVILLTLGTGIGSAVFIDGRLVPNTELGHLELHGHDAEKRASTKAKESEDLTWEHWARRVQKYLAHVEMLFSPELFVIGGGVSRKADKFLPLIEGVRAEIVPAELQNNAGIVGAAMAAAGR; encoded by the coding sequence ATGAACGTGTTCGGAGTGGACATCGGCGGGTCAGGCATCAAGGGCGCTCCCGTGGACCTGGAGCGCGGCGACCTGGCGCAGGAGCGCCACAAGGTCCTCACACCGCATCCGGCGACGCCGGATGCGGTGGCGGACGGGGTCGCCGAGGTGATCGGCCATTTCGGCTGGACGGGCCCCGTCGGCATCACCTTCCCCGGCGTCGTCACCGGCGGCGTCACGCGCACCGCCGCCAACGTCGACAAGGGCTGGATCGACAAGGACGCGGCGAAACTGCTCGGCGACCGCATCGGCGGTCTGCCCGTCACGATCCTGAACGACGCGGACGCGGCGGGGGTGGCGGAGGTGACCTTCGGGGCCGGACGCGGCCGCAAGGGCACGGTGATCCTGCTGACGCTCGGCACGGGCATCGGCAGCGCGGTCTTCATCGACGGCCGGCTCGTTCCCAACACGGAACTGGGCCATCTGGAGCTGCACGGCCATGACGCGGAGAAGCGCGCCTCGACGAAGGCAAAGGAGAGCGAGGATCTCACCTGGGAGCACTGGGCCCGGCGGGTCCAGAAATACCTGGCCCATGTGGAGATGCTGTTCTCGCCGGAGCTGTTCGTCATCGGCGGCGGCGTCAGCCGAAAGGCGGACAAGTTCCTGCCGCTGATCGAAGGCGTGCGGGCCGAGATCGTCCCTGCGGAGCTGCAGAACAACGCGGGGATCGTGGGCGCGGCCATGGCGGCGGCGGGCCGCTAG
- a CDS encoding 4-hydroxy-3-methylbut-2-enyl diphosphate reductase: MGRMTASTPARRVLLAAPRGYCAGVDRAVIAVEKALEQYGAPIYVRHEIVHNKYVVQTLERKGAIFVDETAEVPEGSIVMFSAHGVAPTVHEEAAERKLATIDATCPLVTKVHKEAVRFANEDYDILLIGHEGHEEVIGTSGEAPDHITLVDGPEDVANVEVRDPSKVVWLSQTTLSVDETMETVGALKEKFPQLISPPSDDICYATQNRQIAVKQMGADADLVIVVGSKNSSNSVRLVEVALGAGARDAHLVDFAEEIDEAWLDGVTTVGLTSGASVPEVLVEDVLEWLAKRGFEDVEIVKAAEESITFSLPKELRRDLRAEAADLSGK; this comes from the coding sequence ATGGGTCGCATGACTGCTTCGACTCCTGCCCGACGCGTCCTGCTCGCCGCGCCCCGCGGTTACTGCGCGGGCGTGGACCGTGCCGTGATCGCCGTGGAGAAGGCCCTGGAGCAGTACGGGGCACCGATCTACGTCCGCCACGAGATCGTTCACAACAAGTACGTCGTACAGACCCTGGAACGGAAGGGCGCGATCTTCGTCGACGAGACGGCGGAGGTCCCCGAGGGGTCCATCGTGATGTTCTCCGCCCACGGTGTGGCGCCGACCGTGCACGAGGAGGCCGCCGAGCGGAAGCTCGCGACCATCGACGCGACCTGTCCGCTGGTCACCAAGGTCCACAAGGAAGCGGTCCGCTTCGCGAACGAGGACTACGACATCCTCCTGATCGGCCACGAGGGCCACGAGGAGGTCATCGGCACCTCCGGCGAGGCCCCCGACCACATCACGCTGGTCGACGGCCCCGAGGACGTCGCGAACGTCGAGGTCCGTGACCCGTCCAAGGTCGTCTGGCTCTCCCAGACCACCCTCTCCGTCGACGAGACCATGGAGACGGTCGGCGCGCTGAAGGAGAAGTTCCCGCAGCTCATCTCGCCGCCGAGCGACGACATCTGCTACGCCACGCAGAACCGCCAGATCGCGGTGAAGCAGATGGGCGCCGACGCCGACCTGGTCATCGTGGTCGGCTCCAAGAACTCCTCGAACTCCGTCCGACTGGTCGAGGTCGCGCTGGGCGCCGGTGCCCGTGACGCCCACCTGGTGGACTTCGCCGAGGAGATCGACGAGGCATGGCTGGACGGCGTGACGACGGTCGGCCTCACCTCGGGCGCCTCGGTGCCGGAGGTGCTGGTCGAGGACGTGCTGGAGTGGCTGGCCAAGCGCGGCTTCGAGGACGTCGAGATCGTCAAGGCGGCGGAGGAGTCGATCACCTTCTCGCTCCCCAAGGAGCTTCGCCGCGATCTGCGGGCGGAGGCGGCCGACCTCTCCGGAAAGTAG
- the xseA gene encoding exodeoxyribonuclease VII large subunit: protein MALNTSADAPLPVGEVSRLIGGWIDRLGFVWVEGQITQLSRRPGAGVVFMTLRDPSHDISVGVTCFRQVYEAVADVVSEGARVVLLAKPEWYAPRGQLSLRATEIRPVGIGELLARLEQLKRSLGTEGLFAVERKKPLPFLPHRVGLVCGRASAAERDVLENARRRWPHVRFEVRNVAVQGVHAVTQVVQAVKELDALPDVDVIIVTRGGGSVEDLLPFSDEQLIRAVAACATPVVSAIGHEPDSPLLDLVADLRASTPTDAAKKVVPDVGEELERVQQLRDRALRHVRGLLEREERGLAHALARPSMEHPHRMVDEREHEVEALVARSRRVLGHLLDRADSELAHTRARVLSLSPAATLERGYAVLQRTDGAVVRSPDEVAVGDELRARVSEGEFAVRVSE, encoded by the coding sequence ATGGCTCTCAACACGTCCGCGGACGCCCCGCTGCCCGTCGGCGAGGTGTCGCGGCTCATCGGGGGGTGGATCGACCGGCTCGGCTTCGTCTGGGTCGAGGGGCAGATCACCCAGCTGTCGCGGCGCCCGGGCGCAGGGGTCGTCTTCATGACGCTGCGCGATCCGTCGCACGACATCTCGGTGGGCGTCACCTGCTTCCGGCAGGTCTACGAAGCGGTCGCGGACGTGGTGTCGGAAGGCGCCCGGGTGGTGCTGCTCGCCAAGCCCGAGTGGTACGCGCCCCGCGGACAGCTGTCGCTGCGGGCGACCGAGATAAGGCCGGTGGGAATCGGTGAGCTGCTCGCCCGGCTCGAGCAGCTGAAGCGGTCGCTGGGTACCGAGGGGCTCTTCGCGGTCGAACGCAAGAAGCCGCTGCCGTTCCTGCCGCACCGGGTGGGCCTGGTCTGCGGGCGTGCCTCGGCGGCCGAGCGCGACGTACTGGAGAACGCGCGGCGGCGCTGGCCCCATGTGCGCTTCGAGGTGCGCAATGTGGCCGTGCAGGGCGTGCATGCCGTCACCCAGGTCGTCCAGGCCGTCAAGGAACTGGACGCGCTGCCGGACGTCGATGTGATCATCGTGACCCGCGGCGGCGGCAGCGTGGAGGACCTGCTGCCGTTCTCGGACGAGCAGCTGATCAGAGCGGTGGCCGCCTGCGCCACGCCCGTGGTGTCCGCGATCGGGCACGAGCCGGACTCTCCGCTGCTGGACCTGGTGGCGGATCTGCGGGCGTCGACACCGACGGACGCGGCGAAGAAGGTCGTCCCGGACGTCGGCGAGGAGCTGGAGCGGGTGCAGCAGCTGCGGGACCGCGCGCTGCGTCATGTGCGGGGCCTGCTGGAGCGGGAGGAACGGGGGCTGGCCCATGCGCTGGCCCGGCCGTCGATGGAGCATCCGCACCGGATGGTGGACGAGCGGGAGCACGAGGTGGAGGCACTGGTGGCCCGCAGCCGACGGGTGCTCGGGCATCTGCTGGACCGTGCGGACTCGGAGCTGGCGCACACCCGGGCCAGGGTGCTGTCGCTGTCGCCCGCGGCGACGCTGGAGCGGGGGTATGCGGTGCTGCAGCGCACGGACGGGGCGGTGGTGCGTTCGCCGGACGAGGTGGCGGTGGGCGACGAGCTGCGGGCGAGGGTATCCGAGGGCGAGTTCGCGGTACGGGTGTCGGAGTGA
- a CDS encoding exodeoxyribonuclease VII small subunit, whose translation MAARTEESTLGYEQARDELIEVVRRLEAGGTTLEESLALWERGEELAKVCRHWLEGARARLDAALSTGADDGGDPDSTEE comes from the coding sequence ATGGCAGCCAGGACGGAAGAGAGCACGCTCGGCTACGAGCAGGCGAGGGACGAGCTGATCGAGGTGGTACGCCGGCTCGAGGCGGGCGGGACGACGCTCGAGGAGTCGCTGGCGCTGTGGGAGCGAGGTGAGGAGCTGGCGAAGGTCTGCCGCCACTGGCTGGAGGGCGCCCGTGCCCGTCTGGACGCCGCTCTCTCCACGGGCGCGGACGACGGCGGGGACCCGGATTCCACCGAGGAGTGA
- a CDS encoding malonic semialdehyde reductase, translating into MSLVLDSAAQDLLFREARTANTFTDEPVTEEQVQAIYDLVKFGPTAFNQTPLRIVLVRSAEARERLVAHMAEGNQAKTAAAPLVAILAADNEFHEELPRLLPHFPQAKDMFFSERPARESAAGLNAALQAAYFIVGVRAAGLAAGPMTGYDAAGIQKEFLDGDHTPLMVVNIGKPGEDAAFPRSPRLSYDEVITTV; encoded by the coding sequence ATGTCTCTCGTTCTCGACTCCGCCGCCCAGGACCTCCTCTTCCGCGAGGCCCGCACCGCCAACACGTTCACCGACGAGCCGGTGACCGAGGAGCAGGTCCAGGCGATCTACGACCTGGTCAAGTTCGGCCCGACCGCCTTCAACCAGACGCCGCTGCGTATCGTCCTGGTCCGCTCCGCCGAGGCCCGCGAGCGCCTCGTCGCCCACATGGCAGAGGGCAATCAGGCCAAGACCGCCGCCGCGCCGCTGGTCGCGATCCTGGCCGCCGACAACGAGTTCCACGAGGAGCTTCCGCGACTGCTGCCGCACTTCCCCCAGGCCAAGGACATGTTCTTCAGCGAGCGACCGGCGCGTGAGTCGGCCGCCGGCCTGAACGCCGCGCTGCAGGCCGCGTACTTCATCGTCGGCGTCCGGGCAGCCGGCCTGGCCGCGGGCCCGATGACCGGTTACGACGCCGCGGGGATCCAGAAGGAGTTCCTGGACGGCGACCACACCCCGCTGATGGTGGTGAACATCGGCAAGCCGGGCGAGGACGCCGCGTTCCCGCGCTCCCCGCGCCTGTCGTACGACGAGGTCATCACGACCGTCTGA
- a CDS encoding DUF4245 domain-containing protein — MRGRQTVRDMVLSMAVIGVVVAGIYTLVPHDEKADPIKAIDYRVELLTAQRAAPYGVAAPQGLAGGWKPTSVSYDRSEGHAWHLGFLDPDGEYVAVEQSTSASGKYVRKVSQQAKETGKTRQVAGKTWHLWEGPKYDALVLKAEGATTVVTGTAGPERLAQMAAALESGKPAGPDGKPSASPSKQPGARTTPSPAATP; from the coding sequence ATGCGAGGCAGACAGACGGTGCGGGACATGGTGCTGTCGATGGCGGTGATCGGCGTCGTCGTCGCAGGGATCTACACCTTGGTTCCGCACGACGAGAAGGCGGATCCGATCAAGGCGATCGACTACCGCGTGGAGCTCCTGACCGCGCAGCGCGCGGCTCCGTACGGGGTGGCCGCCCCGCAGGGGCTGGCCGGGGGATGGAAGCCGACCTCCGTCTCGTACGACCGCTCCGAGGGGCACGCGTGGCATCTGGGCTTCCTCGACCCGGACGGCGAGTACGTGGCGGTCGAGCAGTCGACGTCGGCGTCCGGCAAGTACGTCCGTAAGGTCAGCCAGCAGGCGAAGGAGACCGGGAAGACCCGGCAGGTGGCCGGAAAGACCTGGCATCTGTGGGAGGGCCCGAAGTACGACGCCCTGGTCCTGAAGGCCGAAGGGGCGACGACGGTCGTCACCGGTACCGCGGGACCGGAGCGCCTCGCGCAGATGGCCGCGGCACTGGAGTCCGGGAAGCCGGCCGGCCCGGACGGAAAGCCGTCCGCGTCGCCCTCGAAGCAGCCGGGCGCGCGGACGACCCCTTCGCCGGCCGCCACGCCGTGA
- the glpX gene encoding class II fructose-bisphosphatase has protein sequence MTEHNLPPQLEVSPEAPDRNLALELVRVTEAAAMAAGRWVGRGDKIGADGAAVRAMRTLVSTVSMNGVVVIGEGEKDEAPMLFNGERVGDGTGAEVDIAVDPIDGTTLNAKGMPNAIAVLAAADRGTMFDPSAVFYMEKLVTGPEAADFVDINAPVSVNIRRVAKAKNANPEDITVVILDRPRHEGMVKEIRETGARIKFISDGDVAGSIMAVREGTGVDMLMGIGGTPEGIISACAIKCLGGTIQGKLWPKDDAERQRALDAGHDLDRVLHTNDLVSGDNVFFVATGITDGELLRGVHYRAETATTSSLVMRSKSGTIRKIDSTHRLSKLRAYSAIDFDRAK, from the coding sequence ATGACCGAGCACAACTTGCCGCCCCAGCTCGAGGTCTCGCCCGAGGCCCCCGACCGCAATCTCGCCCTGGAGCTCGTCCGGGTCACCGAGGCCGCCGCCATGGCCGCCGGCCGCTGGGTCGGGCGCGGCGACAAGATCGGCGCCGACGGAGCGGCTGTCAGAGCCATGCGGACCCTCGTCTCGACCGTGTCGATGAACGGCGTCGTCGTCATCGGCGAGGGCGAGAAGGACGAAGCCCCGATGCTGTTCAACGGCGAGCGGGTCGGCGACGGCACCGGCGCCGAGGTCGACATCGCCGTGGACCCGATCGACGGCACCACGCTCAACGCGAAGGGCATGCCGAACGCCATCGCCGTACTGGCCGCGGCCGACCGCGGCACCATGTTCGACCCGTCAGCGGTCTTCTACATGGAGAAGCTGGTCACCGGCCCCGAGGCCGCCGACTTCGTCGACATCAACGCCCCGGTCTCGGTGAACATCCGCCGTGTCGCCAAGGCGAAGAACGCCAACCCCGAGGACATCACGGTCGTCATCCTGGACCGCCCCCGTCATGAGGGAATGGTCAAGGAGATCCGCGAGACGGGCGCCCGGATCAAGTTCATCTCGGACGGAGACGTCGCCGGTTCGATCATGGCCGTCCGCGAGGGCACCGGCGTCGACATGCTGATGGGCATCGGCGGCACACCGGAGGGCATCATCTCCGCCTGCGCGATCAAGTGTCTCGGCGGCACGATCCAGGGCAAGCTCTGGCCGAAGGACGACGCCGAGCGGCAGCGCGCGCTCGACGCCGGGCACGATCTGGACCGGGTGCTCCACACGAACGACCTGGTCAGCGGGGACAACGTGTTCTTCGTCGCCACCGGCATCACCGACGGCGAGCTCCTGCGCGGCGTGCACTACCGCGCGGAGACCGCCACCACGTCCTCCCTGGTGATGCGCTCCAAGTCCGGCACGATCCGCAAGATCGACTCGACGCACAGGCTGTCGAAGCTGCGGGCGTACAGCGCGATCGACTTCGACCGAGCGAAGTAG
- a CDS encoding WhiB family transcriptional regulator produces MLQLPHQSLQVAAVPTQRSPAREDQDGPWHAEAVCRRDEAGLFFAPSKEPTAERLSREEAAKRVCARCPVMVECREHALLQPEPYGVWGGLTAAERRVVLARRRRREIELKKPASAA; encoded by the coding sequence GTGCTGCAACTGCCGCATCAGTCCCTGCAGGTAGCCGCCGTTCCGACCCAGCGCAGTCCGGCTCGGGAGGATCAGGACGGGCCCTGGCACGCGGAGGCGGTGTGCCGCCGGGACGAAGCCGGGCTGTTCTTCGCCCCGTCCAAGGAGCCGACGGCCGAGCGGCTGTCCCGCGAGGAGGCGGCGAAGCGGGTCTGCGCCCGCTGCCCCGTGATGGTGGAGTGCCGCGAACACGCGCTGCTCCAGCCCGAGCCCTACGGAGTGTGGGGCGGGCTCACGGCGGCCGAGCGCCGCGTGGTGCTGGCGCGGCGCCGCAGGCGCGAGATCGAGCTGAAGAAGCCCGCGTCGGCGGCCTGA